DNA from Macadamia integrifolia cultivar HAES 741 chromosome 12, SCU_Mint_v3, whole genome shotgun sequence:
ctctccgaaTCAAATTCCATCTGTCGTGTCGAAAACTCACAAACATCCTCAGGCAATGGCGTTTCTCTCTCTActgttccttcttcttctcttcgcCGTCGTACGTTCCCAACCGTCACCCCCTAAAGGTACTCCTCTGATCTCAATTCCTTCATCTTTCTTCAAATTCAATCTCAATTTTCAGTTTCTCATCAACCTAACGTCCTCTGTTAATTTTCAGGAATCCTTATCGATTGCGGTGCCACAGTTCCATCCGTAATTGACAATCGTGAATGGCTCCCCGATGGATCCTATGTCTCTGCTGGTGTATCCAAAACACTATCGATTCCAGGTCTCTTTCCAACTCTCACCACCCTCCGTTCTTTCCCTCTCCTTGCCGCTGCTCGCCGGAAATTCTGCTACGTTGTTCCGGTTTTCCGTGGTGCGAAATACCTTGTCCGGACCACTTACTACTATGGCGGTGTAAACCGTGAGAAATTGCCGCCGGTGTTTGATCAGATTGTCGATGGCACGGTATGGAGTGTTGTGAACACAACGGATGATTATGTCAATGGATTGTCGTCTTACTATGAAGGGGTGTTTGTTTCTATTGGGAAGACTATGAGTGTTTGTGTCGCTCAGAACACCTATACCAATTCTGATCCGTTTATTTCTGCTTTGGAGTTTGTGATTTTGGGGGATTCACTCTACAATACCACGGATTTCAAGAAATACGGTCTCAGCTTGGTTGCTAGACACAGTTTTGGATACAACGGGACAATCATCAAGTAAGTCGGAATAAATTCACTCTTTAAATTTCTGTGTAAACTTTTAGCTGTTTATGtggtttttgattttgtttgatCCACTACTCTGCttaattcaataaaattctcCTGCTTTGTCTTGAAATCGAAGAAATGATAACTTATGGTAAAGATTGTCCGGTATATTTTACTAAATTAAGAACTACATCAAGgaatattgattttaattttgaagaaattttttatcaaaGGATAAAGATATAAAGCTCTTACCCAAAAGCTCAGATTCAAAAAGCTGAGCTTACaacaaaccaaaaacaaaacattCAAACCCAGGAATAACAGGGCCAACCCAAAACATGACTATACAAACAAAATCACAAGATCCTAAAACAGATAATGTTTAGAGATTCCACTCCTTTTGTTACTTATTATAATTGGAAATATTTTGTTGTTTGCTTGAAACCATGAATCACCAGATTCCCTGATGACGAATTTGATCGATACTGGGAGCCATTTGGGGAGAATAATCCTACAATTCGAAGCATCAGAAATGTCTCTGTTTCTGGATTCTGGAACCTTCCACCGGAGAAGATTTTTGATACTGTGCTGATGTCTGAACATCCCACGGAGCTGCAGTGGCCTCCGGGATCGCTTCTAAATGATACATATTACATTGCATTATACTTTGCAGATAATAGTAATGCTTCATCAGGGAGCTCCAGAGTATTAAACATC
Protein-coding regions in this window:
- the LOC122057670 gene encoding leucine-rich repeat receptor-like serine/threonine-protein kinase At2g14510 isoform X2, with translation MAFLSLLFLLLLFAVVRSQPSPPKGILIDCGATVPSVIDNREWLPDGSYVSAGVSKTLSIPGLFPTLTTLRSFPLLAAARRKFCYVVPVFRGAKYLVRTTYYYGGVNREKLPPVFDQIVDGTVWSVVNTTDDYVNGLSSYYEGVFVSIGKTMSVCVAQNTYTNSDPFISALEFVILGDSLYNTTDFKKYGLSLVARHSFGYNGTIIKFPDDEFDRYWEPFGENNPTIRSIRNVSVSGFWNLPPEKIFDTVLMSEHPTELQWPPGSLLNDTYYIALYFADNSNASSGSSRVLNITLNGIEYYNNLKVTPFGVVVFASQWPLSGLTKIILTPAAGSGVGPLVNGGEIFGLLELGGRTITRDVTALKRVKNNLQNPPIDWSGDPCLPRAYSWTGVSCSEGPQIRVVALNLSSMGLSGSLSPYIANLTALTDIWLGNNNLTGPIPDVSSLRRLQTLHLEDNHFMGQVPSSLGNIPRLRELFLQNNNLTGQIPDSLKAKPGLNLQ
- the LOC122057670 gene encoding leucine-rich repeat receptor-like serine/threonine-protein kinase At2g14510 isoform X1, encoding MAFLSLLFLLLLFAVVRSQPSPPKGILIDCGATVPSVIDNREWLPDGSYVSAGVSKTLSIPGLFPTLTTLRSFPLLAAARRKFCYVVPVFRGAKYLVRTTYYYGGVNREKLPPVFDQIVDGTVWSVVNTTDDYVNGLSSYYEGVFVSIGKTMSVCVAQNTYTNSDPFISALEFVILGDSLYNTTDFKKYGLSLVARHSFGYNGTIIKFPDDEFDRYWEPFGENNPTIRSIRNVSVSGFWNLPPEKIFDTVLMSEHPTELQWPPGSLLNDTYYIALYFADNSNASSGSSRVLNITLNGIEYYNNLKVTPFGVVVFASQWPLSGLTKIILTPAAGSGVGPLVNGGEIFGLLELGGRTITRDVTALKRVKNNLQNPPIDWSGDPCLPRAYSWTGVSCSEGPQIRVVALNLSSMGLSGSLSPYIANLTALTDIWLGNNNLTGPIPDVSSLRRLQTLHLEDNHFMGQVPSSLGNIPRLRELFLQNNNLTGQIPDSLKAKPGLNLQTSPGNNFSQSPPPAK